The following coding sequences lie in one Mycoplasma crocodyli MP145 genomic window:
- the rpmB gene encoding 50S ribosomal protein L28, with product MSRVDVLTGRGPQTGNKRSHALNATKRKFNVNLQKIKLNLDGQRVTVRVSAKTIKTLKTKGLV from the coding sequence ATGTCAAGAGTAGACGTACTAACTGGTAGAGGTCCACAAACAGGAAACAAACGTTCACACGCACTGAACGCTACCAAAAGAAAATTCAATGTTAACTTACAAAAAATTAAGTTAAATTTAGATGGTCAAAGAGTTACTGTAAGAGTAAGTGCAAAGACCATTAAAACCTTAAAAACAAAAGGTTTAGTATAA